The window CAGGCCGATGCCGAAATAAGCTACACTGCTTCGCAAAGCCGGTTCACAGTTGCGGCCTATATCAATAACGCGTTCAACAAGACAGTCCTGGCCCAATCTTTTCCCAATCTGTTCAGCCTGTTTACGGTCGGCACACTGCGGCCTCCCAGAACGTTTGGCGTCCGCGCTGGTATCAGTTTCTAAAGCAGCCTGAGTTGAGGAATGGCAAAGGCACCCATAGACATCAGTCGAATGGGTGCCTTTGTGGTTTGAAGCGTCTCATTTGCTTGTGCAGATTGAATAGGGGTACCAGGAGATGACTGGCCTGCCGCAAACGCCTAGCTTCTGCCTTAATGGTCGCCGCGCGTTGGTGACTGGGGCGGGACGGGGTATAGGGCTCGCCGCTGCGGCAGCGCTTGCACAGGCAGGCGCGGAGGTGACGCTGGTCGCCCGCACGGCCTTAGAAATCAAGCAGAGCGCAGCGGCAATACGTGCGGCCGGTGGCAATGCCGAGGCAGCGGTGCTGGATGTGAGCGACAGTCGCGCGGGTGGAGGCCTTCTTTGCCGCGCGACCCGCGTTCCACGTCCTGCTCAATAACGCTGGCACCAATCGCCCCAAACCGATGTGGGAAGTGATCGAGGACGACTTTGACGCCGTTCTTGATCTCAATCTTAGAGCGGCGTTTTTTGTGGCGCAGCATTGCGTGAAAGCGTTAATGCGCGATGGCTTGCCCGGCAGCCTGATCCATATGAGCAGCCAGATGGGCCATGTTGGTGGCCGTCGCCGCAGCCTTTATTGTGCCTCGAAATGGGCGATTGAGGGGATGAACAAGGCCTTTGCGCTTGATCTGGCGTCGCATGGAATCCGTTCCAACACGATTGCTCCCACGTTTATCGAAACACCGATGACCAAGCCGTTTTTCGAGGACAAGGCCTTCCTCGACGATGTGCTGGCCAAGATCAAACTCGGACGGCTGGGGCAGGTGGAGGACCTGATGGGCAGTGTGCTTTTCCTCGCCTCCGATGCTTCGGCTCTCATTACTGGCACATCCCTTGTCGTCGATGGCGGATGGACTGCTGATTAGCTGACCGATTTGATGCAATCAGATCGGTCACGCTAGATTGAAACAGAGCTAATCTCGCGACGCTCCCCCGCCCGCCATCGTCACGGTCACAATGTCGCCGGCTAGACAATCACAGCCTCAACCAGAATCGGCCCATTTGTCGCGAAGGCGTGCGAGAGCGCAGCATCGAGCGCGGTGGGATCCTCTGCTCGTACGCCCGAAACGCCATGCCCCTTGGCAAGTGCGACGAAATCGAGATCGGGGAACATCGTGCCGACCATTTCGTGCATACCGAAATGGCGGCCGAAGCTGTGAAGCGCTTCGTAGCGGCCATTCTTCAGGATGACGAAAGCGATGTTTGCATTCCATTGTTTCGCTGCGCGCAGGCCTTGGATGGCATACATCGAGGATCCGTCGCCGAGCACAGCGATGATCTTTTCATCTGGCCGCGCAAGCGCCATGCCAACGGCGGCAGGCAGACCAGATCAGGCATCTCGCCGCGGGCGAAAGATGCGGCACGCTCGGGCAGATCCTGCCCAACACTGGACACTTGTCCGACGTTAGTCATCACAAAGATGCGCACGCATTTTAGGTCTCGAACCATTTCCAGCGCCACATGGATCTCTGCGTGCAACTCGGAGTCGAACGCTTTCATCCGTTGTTCTCGGATCAGCGCAAGCGTGGAAACTCCCTCCTCGATGTTGAGCCGAATGCGCCCCGAAGCGCCCTTAGCCTCAGCCACGCGTAAACTCGATCGCACCGCCCGGCAGGAGATATAGAATCAGGGCCTTGCCATCAGTTACTGTTGGATTGTGTGCGGAAGCCGGGCCGTAGACTTTCCAGCCTGCACCGCATCCATCGAACTGCGCCGCCGCGTCGTGCGGCATGACCAGATCAATCTCGCCATCTGGGTGGGCATGGTGCGGCCCTACGACGTCGGTCATCTCAACCACGTCAACAGACATGCCATGAGTCGCATCGCCTTCTTTGACCGCGCGGCCAAACTTGATCCCCCCCGCTTCGCGTCCGCATAGCCAGCCTTCAGCTACACCAAGCTTGCACATCTCGAACGCCTTTAAGAACCAAGCGCCGCCTGCGGGAAAATCGCGGTTCAGTCGCTCCTCAAGGCTGGCGTCGCATGGATTGCCAGCAATGGCTGCGGTGACGGCGGCAATATGTTCGATGAATTCGGGAGGAGTCTGGGGACGTGCGCTCATCAAGAGAATCCTTTTAGATGATTTAGGTAGCTGATGCTGGAATGGGTATCCACTCCTTCAACTGGCGCGAGACATCGGCTATCTCTGTCGGATCAACCCCCACGCGAAGTTCTACTAGCCGGCGACCGTGTGAAAAGTCGCGCGCGTTGTTGACGCAATCAAGGGCAATTACCCGGTTCTCAGGATCCAAATAGACCACCGAAAACTTGCGGGTCACCGGATCGCCGCGGGTGACTGCCTTGGCGTGCCTGGCCGAAAGGCCCACCGTCTGAAGTTTCAGGTCGTACTGATTCGACCAAAACCATGGCGTCGCCGCATATTGCGCTTGATCGCCGCAAATCGTTTTCGCGACGATCATCGCCATATCGTTGGCGTTCTGCACCGATTCCAGCCGGATTACCTGTCCGTCGGCAAAGGCGTTGGCGTGCGCAGCACAGTCGCCGATAGCGAAAATATCGGGCAAGCTGGTCCGG of the Aquisediminimonas profunda genome contains:
- a CDS encoding SDR family NAD(P)-dependent oxidoreductase — translated: MTGLPQTPSFCLNGRRALVTGAGRGIGLAAAAALAQAGAEVTLVARTALEIKQSAAAIRAAGGNAEAAVLDVSDSRAGGGLLCRATRVPRPAQ
- a CDS encoding SDR family NAD(P)-dependent oxidoreductase, which translates into the protein MWEVIEDDFDAVLDLNLRAAFFVAQHCVKALMRDGLPGSLIHMSSQMGHVGGRRRSLYCASKWAIEGMNKAFALDLASHGIRSNTIAPTFIETPMTKPFFEDKAFLDDVLAKIKLGRLGQVEDLMGSVLFLASDASALITGTSLVVDGGWTAD
- a CDS encoding thiamine pyrophosphate-dependent enzyme — protein: MPAAVGMALARPDEKIIAVLGDGSSMYAIQGLRAAKQWNANIAFVILKNGRYEALHSFGRHFGMHEMVGTMFPDLDFVALAKGHGVSGVRAEDPTALDAALSHAFATNGPILVEAVIV
- a CDS encoding DUF4863 family protein — its product is MSARPQTPPEFIEHIAAVTAAIAGNPCDASLEERLNRDFPAGGAWFLKAFEMCKLGVAEGWLCGREAGGIKFGRAVKEGDATHGMSVDVVEMTDVVGPHHAHPDGEIDLVMPHDAAAQFDGCGAGWKVYGPASAHNPTVTDGKALILYLLPGGAIEFTRG